From the Selenomonas timonae genome, one window contains:
- a CDS encoding type IV pilus twitching motility protein PilT, which translates to MDERAVWADILHCMIASEASDLHMAPQQRVQMRHDGALASESFIPTAAYMEMLLENMLTEEQRADLRAHDVDFAWVYEGRRFRGNAYRMQAGLGLALRLLPEHIMTPEEIHMPRALRALTEARDGLALICGATGAGKTTTLAALIEAINQTRSAHIITLEDPVEYIFSPVRAFLSQRELGRDFASFPDAVRSALREDPDILLVGEIRDRETMEAALMAAATGVFVLGTLHTRSAAQAVLRVEGMFPPDVRDMVRAQFADVLTGIFAQRLLPRKGGGRVAEFEVLCATPAVRNILRQGSCGQLSSVMMSGAAQGMQTAEMAETALRAQGIIA; encoded by the coding sequence ATGGATGAGAGAGCAGTATGGGCGGACATTCTTCATTGCATGATTGCGTCGGAGGCCTCCGATCTGCACATGGCACCGCAGCAGCGCGTGCAGATGCGGCACGATGGCGCGCTTGCATCAGAGTCGTTTATCCCAACTGCAGCGTACATGGAGATGCTGCTGGAGAATATGCTCACAGAGGAGCAGCGCGCAGATCTTCGTGCGCATGATGTCGATTTTGCATGGGTGTACGAGGGGCGGCGCTTTCGCGGAAATGCCTACCGTATGCAGGCGGGGCTTGGGCTTGCGCTGCGGCTCCTTCCCGAGCATATCATGACGCCCGAGGAGATCCATATGCCGCGTGCACTGCGGGCGCTGACCGAGGCGCGGGACGGCCTTGCACTTATCTGCGGCGCAACAGGTGCGGGGAAGACGACGACGCTTGCCGCTCTGATCGAGGCGATCAATCAGACGCGGAGTGCACATATCATTACGCTCGAGGATCCCGTTGAATATATCTTTTCGCCTGTGCGTGCCTTTCTCAGTCAACGTGAGTTGGGGCGCGACTTTGCTTCATTTCCCGATGCCGTGCGGAGTGCGCTGCGCGAGGATCCGGATATCCTCCTCGTTGGGGAGATCCGAGACCGTGAGACGATGGAGGCGGCATTGATGGCGGCAGCAACAGGTGTCTTTGTCCTCGGGACGCTACACACGCGCAGTGCTGCGCAGGCGGTTCTGCGCGTGGAGGGGATGTTTCCACCCGATGTGCGGGATATGGTGCGCGCACAGTTTGCTGATGTCCTGACGGGCATCTTTGCGCAGCGTCTTCTGCCGAGGAAGGGCGGCGGACGCGTTGCTGAATTTGAGGTGCTCTGCGCGACACCTGCCGTGCGGAATATCTTGCGGCAGGGCAGCTGCGGCCAACTTAGCTCCGTTATGATGAGCGGCGCGGCACAGGGCATGCAGACAGCGGAGATGGCCGAGACGGCTCTGCGGGCGCAGGGGATCATCGCATGA
- a CDS encoding type II secretion system F family protein, producing the protein MKMFSYHARAADGTRVQGKLAAESAPAAARMLAAEGKIALRIYEQHDFCLPSPLHMSSGITAEERIAFLHELAALLGAGLPVHEALEHLAEDVRNSAYGRTVAALHAEVLRGLPLSQAMEMQAKTFPLSLVGMVRAGEESGTLEGILREAAAVLTEEHALREALRSALLYPLFLLAATVFSVLIMTVFVLPIFAALLRDLGAALPLPTRMLLGVSDAVSAQPYFAFGLVVGICVAVPLLLSLPSLRLYADALLLRVPVLGTFVQLAAWQMILRTLAILLRSGIRLDHAVGLARSVTGNRAIARHLARMEQSLVEGRTFGQVIVHESYLPALLRPMLAAGEAAGDLERLLQHAADYCRRRAGTYAVRIEALAEPTMIVFVGGVIFFVVLSVLLPILDAMDAMM; encoded by the coding sequence ATGAAGATGTTCTCGTATCACGCCCGTGCAGCAGATGGTACCCGCGTGCAGGGGAAGCTCGCCGCAGAGTCTGCGCCGGCTGCGGCGCGTATGCTTGCGGCAGAGGGTAAGATCGCTCTGCGCATTTACGAGCAGCACGATTTTTGCCTGCCGTCTCCACTGCATATGAGCAGCGGAATTACGGCAGAGGAGCGGATTGCGTTCCTGCATGAACTGGCAGCGCTCCTCGGGGCGGGACTCCCTGTGCATGAAGCATTGGAACACCTTGCCGAGGACGTGAGAAATTCTGCCTACGGGCGGACTGTTGCGGCACTGCATGCGGAGGTTTTGCGCGGGCTGCCGCTGTCGCAGGCGATGGAGATGCAGGCGAAGACATTCCCTCTGAGTCTGGTCGGCATGGTGCGCGCAGGTGAGGAGAGCGGAACGCTCGAGGGGATTCTGCGGGAGGCCGCCGCGGTTCTCACCGAGGAGCATGCCCTGCGTGAAGCACTGCGCAGCGCACTCCTCTATCCGCTCTTCCTCCTTGCGGCAACCGTCTTTTCGGTGCTGATTATGACAGTATTCGTCCTGCCGATCTTTGCGGCGCTCCTGCGCGATCTCGGGGCGGCGCTGCCGCTGCCGACGCGGATGCTGTTGGGGGTGTCGGATGCTGTCTCGGCGCAGCCATATTTCGCTTTTGGACTCGTTGTCGGCATCTGTGTTGCAGTACCTTTGTTGCTCTCTCTGCCGTCTCTGCGCCTGTATGCCGATGCGCTTCTCCTGCGCGTTCCTGTGCTTGGGACGTTCGTGCAGCTCGCCGCGTGGCAGATGATCCTGCGCACACTTGCGATACTTCTGCGCAGCGGGATTCGTCTGGATCATGCCGTCGGACTTGCGCGCTCTGTGACGGGGAATCGTGCGATTGCGCGTCATCTTGCTCGCATGGAGCAAAGCCTTGTCGAGGGGCGCACATTCGGGCAGGTGATTGTGCACGAGTCCTATCTGCCAGCGCTTCTGCGCCCTATGCTCGCAGCAGGTGAGGCGGCGGGCGACTTGGAACGGCTCCTGCAGCATGCGGCGGATTACTGCCGTCGCAGGGCAGGGACGTACGCCGTGCGGATCGAGGCACTTGCCGAGCCTACGATGATTGTCTTTGTCGGGGGTGTCATTTTCTTTGTCGTTCTCTCGGTTCTCCTGCCGATCTTAGATGCGATGGATGCAATGATGTAG
- a CDS encoding flavodoxin, translated as MKKLFAMLFAIIAVLAVGCGNTSSNNSEDDHVDSAVLDLARPVQPPADFAGKRVLVAFFSRTGENFEVGYIEKGNTHIIAEQIAEIAHADRIFEIQTVNPYPADYQEMTKVAKEEQATEARPTLATRVEDMELYDVIYLGYPIWYQNLPMPVYTFLESYDFTGKTIIPFCTGMGNAMSGMEADIPLFAKGAQLRQGFGTQGKFVHNSPDQAKLEVANWLASLGYTN; from the coding sequence ATGAAAAAACTCTTTGCAATGCTCTTTGCCATCATTGCAGTCCTCGCCGTCGGATGCGGAAACACGAGCTCAAATAACAGCGAAGATGACCATGTGGATTCTGCTGTGCTTGACCTCGCACGCCCCGTCCAGCCACCGGCCGATTTTGCAGGCAAGCGCGTGCTCGTCGCCTTCTTCTCGCGCACAGGCGAGAACTTCGAGGTCGGCTACATCGAAAAGGGAAATACGCACATCATTGCAGAACAGATTGCGGAAATCGCACACGCTGATCGAATTTTTGAGATTCAGACCGTAAATCCCTACCCTGCCGACTATCAGGAGATGACAAAGGTCGCAAAAGAGGAACAGGCGACGGAGGCGCGGCCCACCCTCGCCACACGCGTGGAGGATATGGAGCTCTATGATGTGATCTATCTCGGCTACCCGATCTGGTATCAGAATCTGCCGATGCCCGTCTACACCTTTCTCGAAAGCTATGATTTCACGGGCAAGACGATCATTCCCTTCTGTACGGGCATGGGGAATGCAATGAGCGGCATGGAGGCGGACATCCCGCTCTTTGCCAAGGGCGCGCAGCTGCGACAGGGCTTCGGCACTCAAGGAAAATTCGTGCATAACAGCCCCGATCAGGCAAAGCTCGAGGTTGCAAACTGGCTCGCCTCGTTGGGATACACGAACTGA
- a CDS encoding PTS glucitol/sorbitol transporter subunit IIA, producing the protein MSVKYEVSVTAIGKLARKFLETNNSVILLDEGAHPNLAEMVIEHTPGELTADIVPGDTLSIGKQKYKVVRVGENANDTIRESGHCTLLFNAKGSMPGQIELEGTSVPSLSQALKFSFSGK; encoded by the coding sequence ATGAGTGTAAAGTATGAGGTCAGTGTCACGGCCATCGGCAAGCTGGCGCGCAAATTTCTCGAGACGAACAACAGCGTCATCCTGCTGGATGAGGGTGCGCACCCGAACCTTGCGGAGATGGTCATTGAGCATACGCCGGGTGAGCTGACGGCGGACATTGTCCCCGGTGACACCCTCTCGATCGGCAAGCAGAAATATAAGGTCGTACGCGTCGGTGAAAACGCAAACGACACGATCCGAGAGAGCGGACACTGTACCCTGCTCTTCAATGCGAAGGGATCCATGCCCGGGCAGATCGAGCTTGAGGGCACGAGCGTTCCCTCGCTCTCGCAGGCATTGAAATTCAGCTTTTCAGGCAAATAA
- a CDS encoding glucose PTS transporter subunit IIA, with translation MQDIRIDSPLRGRLIPLSEVTDPAFASGAMGRGAAIADPEGRVVSPVDGEITVLFGSKHAIGIHSADGVDLLIHVGVDTVKLEGKHFTAHVAQGDTVKRGQLLLEFDPDAIRAEGYETTTPVLVTNAADYGKITLTLDDAEISSGGDAAEEVKAETTVVEDDIDPNLPKEERVAKLIWKYVGGAANVRSAEHCATRLRLIVNDKELIDEKAIENIDGVKGQFFAAAQYQIILGTGFVDKVFDAFVAGTNLVGAVNSKQEAYDQMTPLQKVSRTLGDVFVPIIPVLVATGLFMGLRGAAQSLGVEMSDNLLRMSQILTDTAFAFLPALVCWSTMNRFGGTPVIGIVLGLMLVAPQLPNAYAIAAGDAVPLSMEIFGIPIPVVGYQGSVLPALVLGIFAARLQKWFKTFVPDIIDLIVTPFLTLFVSMLLGLLVIGPIMHTLEIGIFGAVRAFLELPYGIGGFIVGGVHQVIVVFGVHHVFNALEVQLLASTGLDPFNAIITGAIVAQGGAAVAVAARTHDAKKRALYISSAVPAFLGITEPAIFGINLRFMKPFIYGLVGGACAGAIAGFLHLAGTGMGITVLPGTLLYLDHLAEYVLVNAVGFGVAFGLTFTFFRPEE, from the coding sequence ATGCAGGACATTCGTATTGACAGCCCGCTGAGGGGGCGGCTCATCCCGCTCTCGGAGGTGACAGATCCGGCATTTGCCAGCGGTGCGATGGGCCGCGGTGCCGCGATTGCCGACCCCGAGGGGCGTGTCGTGTCGCCTGTAGATGGCGAGATCACGGTGCTCTTTGGCTCAAAGCACGCGATTGGCATTCACTCGGCAGACGGGGTCGATCTCCTCATCCACGTCGGCGTGGACACGGTGAAGCTCGAGGGCAAGCATTTCACGGCGCACGTCGCGCAGGGCGATACGGTCAAGCGCGGGCAGCTGCTGCTCGAGTTCGATCCCGATGCGATTCGCGCGGAGGGCTATGAGACAACGACGCCCGTGCTCGTGACGAATGCGGCGGACTACGGAAAGATCACGCTCACGCTGGACGATGCGGAGATCTCCTCGGGCGGGGATGCGGCTGAGGAGGTAAAGGCAGAGACTACGGTGGTTGAGGACGACATCGATCCGAATCTGCCGAAGGAGGAGCGCGTCGCAAAGCTCATCTGGAAGTACGTCGGCGGCGCGGCCAATGTGCGCAGCGCCGAGCACTGTGCGACGCGTTTGCGCCTCATCGTCAACGACAAGGAACTCATCGATGAGAAGGCGATCGAGAACATCGACGGCGTAAAGGGACAGTTCTTCGCCGCCGCGCAGTATCAAATCATCCTCGGCACGGGCTTCGTGGACAAGGTCTTCGACGCCTTTGTTGCGGGTACGAACCTCGTGGGGGCGGTGAATAGCAAGCAGGAGGCGTATGATCAGATGACGCCGCTGCAGAAGGTCTCGCGCACGCTCGGCGACGTCTTCGTTCCGATTATCCCTGTGCTTGTTGCCACGGGTCTCTTCATGGGACTGCGCGGTGCGGCGCAGAGTCTCGGTGTCGAGATGAGCGACAATCTGCTCCGCATGAGCCAGATTCTCACCGATACGGCGTTTGCGTTCCTGCCCGCGCTTGTCTGCTGGTCGACGATGAACCGATTCGGCGGTACGCCCGTCATCGGCATCGTGCTCGGTCTCATGCTCGTTGCACCCCAGCTGCCGAATGCGTATGCGATTGCGGCGGGCGATGCCGTACCGCTCTCGATGGAGATCTTTGGCATTCCGATTCCCGTCGTCGGGTATCAGGGATCGGTACTGCCCGCGCTCGTGCTCGGCATCTTTGCCGCGCGTCTCCAGAAGTGGTTCAAGACCTTCGTGCCCGACATCATCGACCTCATCGTGACGCCGTTCCTCACGCTGTTCGTCTCGATGCTGCTCGGTCTGCTCGTGATCGGACCCATCATGCACACGCTTGAAATCGGCATCTTCGGCGCGGTGCGTGCCTTCCTGGAGCTTCCGTACGGCATTGGCGGTTTCATCGTCGGCGGCGTGCATCAGGTCATCGTCGTATTCGGCGTGCACCATGTCTTCAACGCGCTCGAGGTGCAGCTGCTCGCATCGACGGGGCTTGACCCGTTCAACGCGATCATCACGGGTGCGATCGTTGCACAGGGCGGTGCTGCGGTCGCTGTCGCGGCGCGTACGCATGATGCAAAGAAGCGTGCGCTCTACATCTCCTCGGCAGTTCCCGCGTTCCTCGGCATCACGGAGCCGGCGATCTTCGGTATCAACCTGCGCTTCATGAAGCCGTTCATCTACGGCCTCGTCGGCGGCGCGTGTGCGGGCGCGATTGCGGGCTTCCTGCATCTCGCGGGCACGGGCATGGGCATCACGGTGCTGCCGGGCACGTTGCTCTATCTTGACCACCTTGCTGAGTACGTTCTCGTCAACGCAGTCGGCTTCGGCGTGGCGTTCGGCCTGACCTTCACCTTCTTCCGCCCCGAGGAGTGA
- a CDS encoding sucrose-6-phosphate hydrolase, producing the protein MENFDKRAIDAKLAEGFPFTHRWHNRFHLEMPFGLINDPNGMTYHNGAYHIFYQWNPYGCAHKNKSWAHTKTRDFCTYQIPQLALWPTDEHDKDGCYSGCGTEEDGHLRVLYTCNAKDEAGNRSSVQRFGTYTKAAGAVKKEEIIIDGPPAGFTAHFRDPYLFDWRGVRHLVIGAQTEDERGCVLVYHEAPMRWECLGELRTQLKDFGYMWECPNLLSFGDYDVLVFCPQGVAARAYDRQNVYQAGYIAGHASMDAMEMLMHGRFKELDHGFDFYAPQILTHEGRHILIGWMGMPDREEDYPTREEGWMHSLTLPRVLTLRQGHIFSEPVRELKALRHRDTERALEAEGESEFSTTLYDLTELILDLTMGDAYSVSVELVFGLEKLVFRYNRLEQVMTIDRTGMKLGGRGTRVFKLYAEETLSMRMYVDHGAVEVFFQHGEEAATIALFPEKNIRPALRVFSDVDLKQLSGVLWELEPFHYETI; encoded by the coding sequence GTGGAGAATTTTGACAAGCGGGCGATTGATGCAAAACTCGCGGAGGGCTTTCCCTTCACGCATCGTTGGCACAATCGCTTTCATCTCGAGATGCCGTTCGGACTCATCAACGATCCGAACGGCATGACCTACCACAACGGTGCGTATCATATTTTCTACCAGTGGAATCCCTACGGCTGCGCGCACAAAAATAAGTCGTGGGCGCATACGAAGACACGCGATTTCTGTACCTATCAGATTCCGCAGCTCGCGCTCTGGCCGACGGACGAGCACGACAAGGACGGCTGCTACTCGGGCTGCGGCACGGAGGAGGACGGGCATCTGCGCGTCCTCTACACCTGCAATGCGAAGGACGAGGCGGGGAACCGCAGCTCTGTGCAGCGCTTCGGCACCTATACGAAGGCGGCGGGTGCGGTCAAGAAGGAAGAGATCATTATCGACGGTCCGCCCGCAGGCTTTACGGCACATTTCCGCGACCCGTATCTCTTCGACTGGCGCGGCGTGCGTCATCTCGTCATCGGTGCACAGACGGAGGACGAGCGCGGCTGCGTGCTCGTCTACCATGAGGCGCCGATGCGTTGGGAATGCCTCGGCGAACTGCGCACGCAGCTGAAGGATTTCGGTTATATGTGGGAGTGCCCGAACCTTCTCTCCTTCGGTGACTATGACGTGCTCGTCTTCTGCCCGCAGGGCGTTGCGGCGCGTGCCTACGACCGCCAGAATGTCTATCAGGCGGGCTACATCGCAGGGCATGCCTCGATGGACGCGATGGAGATGCTCATGCACGGGCGGTTCAAGGAGCTCGATCACGGATTTGACTTCTATGCGCCGCAGATCCTGACGCACGAGGGGCGGCACATCCTCATCGGATGGATGGGGATGCCTGACCGCGAGGAGGACTATCCGACGCGGGAGGAGGGCTGGATGCACAGCCTGACGTTGCCGCGCGTGCTGACACTGCGTCAGGGACATATCTTCTCCGAGCCTGTGCGCGAGCTGAAGGCGCTGCGCCATCGAGATACGGAGCGCGCCCTCGAAGCGGAGGGAGAGAGCGAGTTCTCCACGACACTCTACGACCTCACAGAGCTGATCCTCGACCTCACAATGGGGGATGCCTACAGCGTCTCCGTCGAGCTCGTCTTCGGTCTCGAAAAACTCGTTTTCCGCTACAACCGCCTCGAGCAGGTCATGACCATCGACCGCACGGGGATGAAGCTCGGTGGGCGTGGTACGCGCGTCTTCAAGCTCTATGCCGAGGAGACGCTCTCGATGCGGATGTACGTCGATCACGGCGCGGTGGAGGTATTCTTCCAGCACGGCGAGGAGGCGGCGACCATTGCCCTCTTCCCCGAGAAGAATATCCGCCCCGCGCTGCGTGTCTTCTCCGATGTCGACCTGAAACAGCTCTCGGGCGTGCTCTGGGAGCTTGAACCGTTCCACTACGAGACCATATAG
- a CDS encoding polysaccharide deacetylase family protein — protein sequence MKFSQRRLLFALLTVLGLLLITSCVLMHSAPGIPVLNYHQVEEKNGNPLTLWPDQFEAQMAYLADEGYTTMTIDEMMDALENGTPLPEKPVIITFDDGYADNYEYAYPILKKYGFKATIFLIYDFTNTYPNYLTWEQINEMKESGLIHFESHTMTHANLAELTSYDDLHHEIADSHDLLSEKLGYDMHYIAYPGGRVNEEIEEITRAAGYRGGFTVHYGLSTPEEGRYQMDRIPIFGANMHTLTRFKMRLAFAPLIAPLEDLRLKLRSLGLTGLSNCMLIP from the coding sequence GTGAAATTTTCGCAAAGGCGACTCCTGTTCGCCCTGCTCACCGTCCTCGGACTGCTTCTCATCACATCATGCGTGCTCATGCACTCTGCGCCCGGAATCCCCGTCCTCAACTATCATCAGGTCGAGGAGAAGAACGGCAACCCGCTCACCCTCTGGCCCGATCAGTTCGAGGCGCAGATGGCGTATCTCGCTGACGAGGGCTATACGACGATGACGATCGACGAGATGATGGATGCCCTCGAAAACGGAACGCCCCTGCCCGAAAAGCCCGTTATCATCACATTCGACGACGGCTATGCGGACAACTACGAGTACGCCTATCCCATTTTGAAAAAATACGGATTCAAGGCGACCATCTTCCTCATCTATGATTTTACAAACACCTATCCGAACTATCTGACATGGGAACAAATCAACGAGATGAAAGAGTCCGGGCTCATCCACTTTGAGAGCCACACGATGACACACGCAAATCTTGCGGAGCTGACTTCGTACGACGATCTGCACCACGAGATCGCGGACTCGCATGACCTCCTCTCGGAAAAGCTTGGCTACGATATGCACTACATCGCCTACCCCGGTGGGCGTGTCAACGAGGAGATCGAGGAGATCACGCGTGCGGCGGGCTATCGCGGCGGGTTCACCGTGCACTACGGGCTGTCAACGCCCGAGGAGGGACGTTACCAGATGGATCGTATCCCCATCTTCGGCGCGAATATGCACACGCTTACGCGCTTCAAGATGCGTCTCGCCTTTGCCCCGCTCATTGCACCGCTCGAGGATCTGCGTCTCAAGCTGCGCTCCCTGGGGCTCACAGGGCTATCCAACTGCATGCTCATTCCTTAA